One Candidatus Zixiibacteriota bacterium genomic window carries:
- a CDS encoding DUF4013 domain-containing protein produces the protein MDNLGRSFTYMFEDPEWLQKILVGALFVLASMILIGIPFLLGYVLLVARNTANGQPLPLPAWDNLGEKFTQGLLFFVVIILYAIPLIIVNFILMMIPCIGWLAMVALSIAYAMILPYIYVRFARTGNISDAFDFAGMIAFLTQNTVNLLLVALLTIVFSILASFGILALIIGYFFTAFWAQLGIAYLYGEVVRVGEQKGGAVTTQP, from the coding sequence ATGGATAATTTAGGTCGTTCATTCACCTACATGTTTGAAGATCCGGAGTGGCTGCAGAAGATCCTGGTCGGGGCGCTGTTCGTGCTGGCCTCGATGATCCTGATCGGCATTCCGTTTCTGCTCGGCTACGTGCTGTTGGTGGCGCGCAACACGGCCAATGGCCAGCCGCTGCCGCTGCCGGCGTGGGATAACCTCGGCGAGAAATTCACGCAGGGACTGCTGTTCTTCGTGGTAATCATTCTCTATGCGATTCCGCTGATCATCGTGAACTTCATACTGATGATGATCCCCTGCATCGGCTGGCTGGCGATGGTGGCGCTGAGCATCGCGTACGCCATGATCCTACCGTATATTTACGTGCGTTTCGCCCGCACGGGGAATATTTCGGATGCCTTTGACTTCGCCGGCATGATTGCGTTTCTGACGCAGAACACGGTGAATTTGCTGCTGGTGGCGCTGCTGACGATCGTCTTCAGCATCCTGGCTTCGTTTGGGATCCTGGCGCTGATCATCGGGTATTTCTTTACGGCGTTTTGGGCACAATTGGGAATCGCGTACTTGTACGGCGAGGTCGTCCGCGTCGGCGAACAGAAGGGCGGAGCGGTTACGACACAGCCATAA